A section of the Anaerolineales bacterium genome encodes:
- a CDS encoding VTT domain-containing protein, which yields MKERKQLSGWRLTLVRILAFLLVIAITIWIISLRDQLEQLKAYGYPGIFLLSILANATVILPAPGIAFTFALGAVFNPIGVAIAAGIGAAIGELTGYLAGFSGRGIVEDNPAYKRIEKWTERYGGWAILLLAFIPNPLFDLGGAAAGALRMPVRSFLFWASIGKTLKMLIIAYSGAASIDWLTHFFGSK from the coding sequence GTGAAAGAGCGGAAACAACTCAGCGGATGGCGTCTCACGCTCGTCCGCATCCTGGCATTTCTGCTGGTCATCGCCATCACGATATGGATCATCTCTCTGCGTGACCAACTCGAACAACTGAAAGCCTACGGTTATCCAGGCATTTTCTTGCTTTCCATCCTGGCGAACGCCACCGTTATCCTGCCCGCTCCGGGGATCGCCTTTACCTTCGCCCTGGGTGCGGTTTTCAACCCGATCGGCGTGGCGATTGCCGCCGGTATCGGCGCGGCGATCGGTGAACTCACGGGATATCTGGCGGGGTTCAGCGGCCGGGGAATCGTCGAGGACAACCCGGCATATAAACGCATCGAGAAATGGACAGAACGCTACGGCGGGTGGGCGATCCTGCTTCTGGCCTTCATCCCGAATCCGCTGTTCGATCTGGGAGGCGCGGCTGCGGGAGCGCTTCGCATGCCGGTTCGATCCTTCCTCTTCTGGGCCAGTATCGGGAAAACGCTGAAGATGCTGATCATCGCCTACTCCGGCGCCGCGTCCATCGACTGGCTTACTCATTTCTTCGGCAGCAAGTAA
- the trxA gene encoding thioredoxin, whose product MKGEPINVTDDNFEKVVMKSELPVVVDFWAPWCGPCKMVAPILEKIAKEYQDKLLVAKVNTDENPKWAMDYGVQGIPTMLFIAGGKVVHHQVGAVPEPYLRDIIDTFLSTVNESVKS is encoded by the coding sequence ATGAAAGGCGAGCCGATCAACGTCACTGACGATAACTTTGAAAAGGTGGTCATGAAGTCCGAACTTCCCGTCGTTGTGGATTTCTGGGCGCCGTGGTGTGGACCGTGCAAGATGGTGGCACCGATTCTGGAGAAGATCGCCAAAGAATATCAGGATAAGTTACTGGTAGCGAAGGTCAATACGGATGAAAACCCGAAATGGGCCATGGATTACGGTGTGCAGGGTATACCGACGATGCTGTTCATCGCAGGCGGAAAAGTGGTGCATCATCAGGTCGGTGCCGTCCCGGAACCCTATCTACGCGACATCATCGACACCTTCCTGAGTACGGTGAACGAGAGCGTGAAGTCCTGA
- a CDS encoding thioredoxin domain-containing protein, whose product MANHLKNETSPYLLQHAENPVDWRPWGEEALRAAQEADKPIFLSVGYAACHWCHVMAHESFEDPKIAAIMNENFINIKVDREERPDIDAIYMDAVVAMNGQGGWPLSVFLTPQAEPFFGGTYFPPAPRYDMPSFPEVLLHVAHLWQENREQIEQTGARLKEHVASHFSFHATAETLNPESLERASGILFKSYDWTNGGWGGAPKFPQAGVIEFLLRKHHRDGDNLALEMAVHALDRMAQGGIFDQLAGGFHRYSVDAQWRVPHFEKMLYDNALLVQVYLHAWLICRKPLFRTVVEMTLDFLHQEMRHAEGGFYASLDADSEGEEGKYYLWGEADIDAVLTDEEKTLVSAAYGISEEGNFEGKNVLRRAQTLDEISNRFGMTDEDVSRILDAAREKLLGIRTERIPPAADDKVVTAWNGLLLTSYAEAARALSRPDYLETARSLAEFLVGNMLKEGRLLRTWRGGLARHGAYLEDHAAFAEGMLALYQADFDPRWYRAAVAQAEEILANFSDPAGGFFDTRQDHEILIARPKSLQDSPIPSGNTMAVSLLLKLASFSGQNRYRAAAETALQAMQDLAQRYPTSLSGWLSNLDYAIGPQMQVAVVGTTSSERFRKLTGVVDLRFLPKLVIAGGAAGEKGAPRLLEGHSMLDDLPAAYLCRQFTCKRPTSSPEEFEKLIEETLAYEAHRSSQ is encoded by the coding sequence GTGGCCAATCACCTGAAAAACGAGACTTCCCCGTATCTTCTGCAGCATGCCGAAAATCCGGTCGACTGGCGGCCCTGGGGCGAAGAGGCGCTGCGCGCCGCCCAGGAAGCGGACAAGCCCATTTTCCTCAGCGTCGGCTACGCCGCGTGTCACTGGTGTCACGTCATGGCACACGAGTCTTTCGAAGACCCTAAAATCGCTGCGATCATGAACGAAAATTTCATCAACATCAAAGTAGACCGCGAGGAAAGACCGGACATCGATGCGATCTACATGGACGCCGTCGTCGCCATGAATGGTCAGGGTGGTTGGCCGTTATCCGTCTTCCTCACACCGCAGGCAGAACCTTTTTTCGGGGGCACGTATTTCCCGCCTGCCCCGCGCTACGACATGCCTTCCTTCCCGGAAGTTCTTCTTCACGTGGCCCATCTGTGGCAGGAAAACCGCGAGCAAATCGAACAGACGGGCGCACGTTTGAAGGAACACGTCGCTTCGCATTTTTCATTCCACGCCACTGCAGAAACGCTCAATCCTGAGAGTCTCGAGCGGGCAAGCGGAATATTGTTCAAGTCCTACGATTGGACAAACGGCGGCTGGGGCGGAGCACCGAAGTTTCCCCAAGCCGGTGTGATCGAATTCTTGCTGCGAAAGCATCACCGCGATGGGGACAACCTGGCTTTGGAGATGGCCGTTCACGCGCTCGACCGTATGGCGCAAGGCGGTATTTTCGATCAACTGGCCGGCGGCTTCCATCGCTATTCGGTCGACGCCCAATGGCGCGTTCCGCACTTCGAAAAAATGCTCTACGATAATGCGCTGCTCGTTCAGGTTTATCTTCATGCCTGGCTGATATGTAGGAAACCGCTGTTCCGCACGGTTGTCGAAATGACGCTAGATTTTCTGCATCAGGAAATGCGCCACGCAGAAGGTGGATTCTACGCCTCACTCGACGCCGATTCAGAGGGCGAAGAGGGGAAATACTATCTCTGGGGCGAGGCAGACATCGACGCCGTCTTGACGGATGAAGAAAAAACGCTGGTTTCGGCCGCCTACGGGATTTCAGAAGAGGGCAACTTCGAAGGGAAAAACGTTTTACGCCGTGCACAAACGCTGGATGAAATTTCCAACCGCTTCGGAATGACCGACGAAGACGTGTCTCGGATACTTGACGCCGCCCGTGAAAAGCTGTTGGGAATACGCACCGAACGGATACCACCGGCTGCGGACGATAAAGTGGTGACGGCCTGGAACGGCCTCCTCCTAACGTCGTATGCCGAAGCGGCTCGCGCCCTTTCTCGCCCGGACTATCTGGAAACCGCCCGGTCGCTGGCAGAATTTCTGGTTGGCAACATGTTGAAGGAGGGACGATTATTGCGCACGTGGCGCGGCGGTCTCGCACGCCACGGCGCCTACCTAGAGGATCACGCAGCCTTTGCAGAAGGAATGCTGGCGCTGTATCAAGCCGACTTCGATCCACGCTGGTACAGGGCAGCCGTCGCGCAGGCGGAGGAAATTCTGGCAAATTTTAGCGATCCGGCTGGAGGCTTCTTCGACACACGCCAGGATCATGAGATCTTGATCGCCCGCCCGAAATCGCTTCAAGACAGCCCGATCCCCAGCGGCAACACGATGGCCGTTTCGCTCCTATTGAAATTAGCTTCCTTCAGCGGCCAGAATCGTTACAGGGCTGCCGCAGAAACAGCCCTGCAAGCGATGCAGGATCTCGCCCAACGATATCCGACGAGTCTTTCCGGATGGCTGAGCAACCTCGATTACGCCATCGGGCCGCAAATGCAAGTCGCTGTCGTCGGAACGACTTCCTCTGAACGTTTCCGGAAATTAACCGGAGTCGTGGACCTGCGCTTCCTGCCGAAATTGGTCATCGCCGGAGGAGCAGCCGGCGAAAAAGGTGCACCCAGGCTGCTCGAAGGACACTCGATGCTGGATGATCTTCCCGCAGCCTATCTATGCCGGCAGTTCACTTGCAAACGCCCTACCTCGTCGCCCGAGGAATTCGAGAAATTAATCGAAGAGACGCTTGCGTACGAAGCCCATCGATCTTCACAATGA
- a CDS encoding segregation/condensation protein A: MTNETDAYIIHLPVYEGPLDLLLELIEQAELDITKVALAQVADQYLSYLQRLQEYQLEDLASFLVIAARLIQIKSEALLPRPPQREPGEEDPGDALARQLIEYKKYKEVANILAQRMEEGYRSYIRIVAPPAIEPKLDMLEVSIEDLRAAFMDALASIEESPEANIIIPHHVRIRDKIHRIIDDLTNANRTTFRAIIEDARSRLEIVVSFIAILELIKQRRISVEQDSLFGEISLSRGENWSEDQEVDFELEFEE; this comes from the coding sequence ATGACGAACGAAACAGACGCCTACATCATCCACCTTCCCGTCTACGAAGGTCCGCTGGACTTGCTCCTGGAATTAATCGAACAAGCCGAGCTGGACATCACCAAAGTCGCTCTGGCACAGGTTGCCGATCAATATCTTTCCTACCTACAGCGCTTGCAAGAATATCAATTGGAGGATCTGGCTTCCTTCCTGGTCATCGCCGCACGCTTGATTCAGATCAAATCCGAAGCGCTTCTTCCTCGGCCTCCGCAGCGCGAACCGGGGGAAGAAGATCCGGGCGACGCCCTGGCGCGGCAACTCATCGAATACAAGAAATACAAGGAAGTCGCCAATATCCTGGCGCAGCGCATGGAGGAAGGTTATCGTTCGTACATCCGCATCGTCGCACCGCCTGCCATTGAACCCAAATTGGACATGCTGGAAGTGAGTATCGAAGATCTTCGTGCGGCGTTCATGGATGCACTGGCGTCGATCGAAGAAAGCCCGGAAGCCAACATCATCATCCCCCACCACGTACGCATACGGGACAAGATCCACCGCATCATCGACGACCTGACAAACGCCAACCGGACGACGTTCCGTGCGATCATCGAAGATGCGCGATCGCGCCTGGAGATCGTGGTTTCGTTTATCGCCATCCTCGAACTCATCAAACAGCGGCGCATATCCGTTGAACAAGATTCGCTCTTCGGCGAGATCAGCTTGTCCCGGGGTGAAAATTGGAGCGAGGATCAAGAGGTAGATTTCGAACTCGAATTCGAAGAATAG
- the menC gene encoding o-succinylbenzoate synthase, translating into MHIDRIEMRHVRMRLVSPFRTSVGVEHDRDCLILRLFSEGLQSWGECVAGSFPGYSYETADTAWHVLSEFFFPLLLNANSMDVPSFRRAAESIRGHPLARAAVEMGLWDLEAKRRNTSLADLFGGEKDRVPVGVSVGIQPDTSALLQVVAEYVEAGYRRVKLKIEPGSDIGSVQAVRREYPALPLQVDANTAYEIEDVDIFEALDAYHLLMIEQPFAADDLLDHSKLQARIETPVCLDESIRGLRQVRQALEIDACRIFNIKQARMGGLQEALAIHAYCSGKNVPLWCGGMLETGIGRAANLALASLPGFTLPGDISASDRYYVDDIATPRFTLNPDSTIDVPRGEGLGVKVDMGALQRFTLRSQSYP; encoded by the coding sequence ATGCACATCGATCGCATCGAAATGCGCCACGTGCGCATGCGCCTGGTTTCGCCTTTCCGAACGTCCGTTGGGGTCGAGCACGATCGGGATTGCCTCATCTTGCGCCTCTTCAGCGAAGGTCTGCAGAGTTGGGGGGAATGCGTCGCCGGAAGTTTCCCGGGATATTCGTACGAGACTGCAGACACAGCCTGGCACGTGCTTTCCGAATTCTTCTTCCCGTTGTTATTGAATGCCAATTCGATGGACGTGCCGTCGTTTCGCCGAGCGGCGGAGAGCATTCGCGGGCATCCGCTGGCGCGCGCCGCGGTGGAGATGGGATTGTGGGATCTCGAAGCGAAGCGGCGGAACACGTCTCTCGCCGACCTCTTCGGCGGAGAGAAGGACCGCGTTCCGGTCGGGGTTTCCGTCGGGATCCAACCGGACACGTCGGCGTTGCTGCAGGTCGTGGCGGAATACGTCGAAGCGGGCTACCGGCGGGTCAAGTTGAAGATCGAGCCCGGCAGCGATATCGGCAGCGTGCAGGCGGTGCGTAGGGAATATCCGGCGCTGCCGCTGCAGGTGGATGCCAACACGGCCTACGAAATCGAAGATGTCGATATCTTCGAAGCCTTGGACGCGTATCATTTGCTGATGATCGAGCAGCCCTTCGCAGCGGACGATCTGCTCGACCACAGCAAGCTGCAAGCCCGTATCGAGACTCCGGTTTGCCTGGATGAAAGCATTCGCGGACTGCGGCAGGTTCGCCAGGCACTCGAAATCGATGCCTGCCGGATTTTTAACATCAAACAAGCGCGAATGGGCGGGCTGCAGGAAGCGCTTGCGATCCATGCCTACTGTTCCGGGAAGAACGTGCCGCTGTGGTGCGGTGGAATGTTGGAAACGGGGATCGGGCGTGCCGCGAATCTAGCCCTTGCTTCGCTGCCCGGTTTCACGCTCCCCGGGGATATCTCCGCCAGCGATCGTTATTACGTCGACGACATCGCGACGCCGAGATTCACGTTGAATCCGGACAGCACCATCGACGTGCCGCGGGGCGAAGGTCTTGGCGTGAAGGTCGACATGGGTGCGCTGCAGCGATTTACGCTGCGGAGTCAGTCGTATCCGTAA
- a CDS encoding ketoacyl-ACP synthase III, translated as MSRYAHITAWGMYAPEHVMTNDDLAQMVDTNDEWIVSRTGIRERRIAADYESTSTMATEAALNALKRSRLDPHDLDLIIVATSSPDYLFPATACLVQDNLGASRAGAFDLLAACTGFIFALNMAADAIRSGSIENALVIGAETLSRLVNWQDRRTCILFADGAGAFVLEGRDSPGGILSGVMRSDGSGRELLILPGGGSRHPANAETVEQGLHTVQMKGRDVFRFATRAMASATRESVAKAGISLDDVQLIVPHQANRRIIETAARILRVPMDRFMINLDRYGNTSTASIPMAVCEAVDGGRIKAGDNIVLVGFGGGLTWGAMTIRWVSRERRVTRTQRMRRNILFSLAKLRSLMRRIIRRVEGLIWGAVSRRK; from the coding sequence ATGTCGCGTTACGCACACATTACAGCTTGGGGTATGTACGCGCCCGAGCACGTAATGACAAACGATGATTTGGCACAAATGGTGGACACGAACGACGAATGGATCGTGAGCCGAACGGGCATCCGCGAACGCCGTATTGCCGCAGATTACGAATCGACGTCCACCATGGCGACGGAGGCGGCACTCAACGCTCTAAAAAGAAGCCGTCTGGACCCACATGACTTGGATCTGATCATCGTCGCCACTTCATCACCGGATTACCTGTTCCCTGCCACGGCCTGCCTCGTTCAAGACAATCTGGGCGCCTCACGCGCCGGCGCTTTCGATTTGCTGGCCGCCTGCACGGGCTTCATTTTTGCCCTCAACATGGCGGCCGATGCGATCCGGTCCGGGTCGATCGAGAACGCTCTCGTGATCGGCGCCGAAACACTCAGTCGGCTTGTGAATTGGCAGGATCGAAGGACGTGCATCCTCTTCGCCGATGGCGCCGGGGCGTTCGTCCTCGAAGGGCGGGATTCTCCCGGTGGCATACTCTCCGGCGTGATGCGCTCGGACGGATCGGGACGAGAATTGCTGATCCTTCCCGGCGGCGGCAGCCGCCATCCCGCAAACGCAGAGACCGTTGAACAGGGCTTGCACACCGTCCAGATGAAAGGCCGGGACGTCTTTCGCTTCGCCACGCGAGCCATGGCGTCCGCGACGAGAGAATCCGTCGCAAAGGCCGGCATATCCCTGGACGACGTCCAGCTCATCGTTCCCCATCAAGCCAATCGGCGTATCATCGAGACAGCGGCTCGCATTCTGCGCGTACCGATGGATCGCTTCATGATCAATCTCGACCGTTATGGAAACACATCGACCGCCTCGATTCCCATGGCGGTCTGCGAAGCGGTCGACGGCGGCCGCATCAAGGCTGGCGACAACATCGTACTCGTCGGCTTTGGAGGCGGTCTGACCTGGGGCGCAATGACGATTCGCTGGGTTTCGCGAGAGCGCAGGGTGACTCGAACCCAGCGCATGCGCCGCAACATCTTGTTCTCCCTGGCGAAGCTGCGCTCCCTCATGCGCCGCATCATTCGGCGCGTCGAAGGCCTGATCTGGGGTGCAGTCTCGAGGAGGAAATAA
- the fabF gene encoding beta-ketoacyl-ACP synthase II: MARNRVVVTGLGCISPLGNDTDSTWEGIVAGRSGVGPITLFDPVDLKTQIAAEVKDFDPEEQLGRRLARHTDRFTQFALVATDEALKHAGLEYDEKQSERIGVVMGCGIGGLSTLIAEYDKFKEQGPRRISPFLVPMMLPDSAVGQIAISYGLRGPNMAIVTACASATNAIGEATEMIRRGAADVIVSGGSESPIINIAMAGFNVIDAISSRNDDPTAASRPFDLDRDGFVVGEGAGILILESLEHAAARSAPVLAEVTGYAATNDAFHVSAPAVGGAGAAACMRLALEDAGLKPEDIDYINAHGTSTKLNDASETAAIKTTFGKTAYEVPISSTKSMTGHLTGAAGGVEAIFCVKAIQDSVIPPTINYTTPDPECDLDYVPNEARKSELTHAMSNSFGFGGHNACLILSKPSGVE, from the coding sequence GTGGCACGAAATCGCGTAGTGGTAACGGGTCTCGGCTGTATCAGTCCCCTTGGAAACGACACCGATTCAACGTGGGAAGGTATCGTTGCCGGCCGTTCCGGCGTAGGACCCATCACCTTGTTCGACCCCGTTGACCTGAAGACACAAATCGCCGCAGAGGTGAAAGATTTCGACCCTGAGGAACAACTCGGTAGGCGCCTGGCGCGTCACACGGACCGCTTTACCCAATTCGCACTCGTCGCAACCGACGAAGCGCTCAAACATGCGGGCCTCGAGTACGACGAAAAACAGAGCGAGCGTATCGGCGTCGTCATGGGCTGCGGGATCGGCGGTTTAAGCACCCTCATCGCGGAATACGATAAATTCAAGGAACAAGGCCCGAGACGCATCAGCCCCTTCCTGGTGCCCATGATGCTGCCGGACAGCGCAGTGGGTCAGATCGCGATTTCGTACGGCCTGCGCGGACCGAACATGGCGATCGTCACCGCATGCGCATCGGCGACGAACGCGATCGGAGAAGCCACGGAAATGATCCGCCGCGGCGCAGCGGACGTGATCGTATCGGGCGGCAGTGAATCGCCCATCATCAACATCGCCATGGCTGGCTTCAACGTGATCGATGCCATCTCGTCGCGCAACGATGATCCGACCGCCGCTTCCCGCCCCTTCGACCTCGACCGTGATGGGTTTGTCGTCGGTGAAGGCGCAGGCATCCTGATTCTCGAGTCGCTCGAACATGCCGCGGCTCGCAGCGCGCCCGTATTGGCGGAGGTCACGGGATACGCCGCGACCAACGATGCGTTCCACGTTTCCGCGCCCGCTGTAGGAGGCGCCGGAGCCGCCGCTTGTATGCGCCTGGCGCTGGAAGACGCGGGCTTGAAACCCGAGGACATCGATTACATCAACGCACATGGCACGAGCACGAAACTCAACGATGCCAGTGAGACGGCGGCGATAAAAACGACGTTCGGCAAAACGGCGTACGAAGTGCCGATCTCTTCCACCAAGTCGATGACCGGCCATCTCACCGGCGCAGCCGGCGGCGTAGAAGCCATCTTCTGCGTCAAAGCCATTCAGGATTCAGTGATCCCGCCGACGATCAACTACACCACGCCCGATCCGGAATGCGATTTGGACTACGTCCCCAACGAAGCGCGAAAATCCGAATTGACCCACGCCATGAGCAATTCCTTCGGATTTGGGGGGCACAACGCATGCCTGATTCTGAGTAAGCCATCGGGGGTTGAATAA
- a CDS encoding GNAT family N-acetyltransferase, which produces MNDGEVTIRPLRSVEDMERAEELQLLVWPGSEIEITPSHLLLAIAHNGGVVLGAFDGDTLVGIVMGFLGTDPMSPGRVAMARLKHCSHLLGVHPRYRNRGIGYRLKLAQRQAVMKDGIRLITWTYDPLMSTNAHLNIRLLASICQAYLRDVYGMLRDELNLGIATDRFQVEWWITSSRVDSRVDNQRPPLDLANYLSAGALKLNPSTLNEQDLLIPSDEWFTPDGNLLLVEIPPDYLLMKQKDIELARAWRLHTREIFERVFSDGYIVTDFVYLKGEQVPRSYYVLSHGESRLG; this is translated from the coding sequence ATGAACGACGGTGAGGTCACGATCCGGCCGCTGCGCTCCGTGGAAGACATGGAACGGGCGGAAGAACTGCAGCTTCTCGTCTGGCCGGGCAGCGAAATAGAGATCACACCCAGTCACCTGCTGCTCGCCATCGCCCATAACGGAGGTGTCGTCTTGGGGGCATTCGACGGGGATACCCTCGTCGGAATCGTGATGGGCTTTTTGGGTACCGATCCGATGAGTCCCGGACGGGTGGCGATGGCGCGCCTCAAACACTGCTCGCATTTGTTGGGCGTGCATCCCCGGTACCGCAACCGTGGCATAGGGTACCGGCTCAAGCTTGCCCAGCGCCAGGCGGTGATGAAGGATGGGATCAGGCTGATTACCTGGACCTACGATCCGTTGATGAGTACCAATGCGCATCTCAACATCCGCCTGCTGGCTTCGATTTGCCAGGCTTACCTGCGTGACGTGTACGGCATGCTGCGAGACGAATTGAACCTCGGCATCGCCACCGATCGTTTCCAGGTCGAGTGGTGGATCACTTCCTCGCGGGTCGATTCCCGCGTCGACAACCAGCGTCCGCCGCTGGATCTGGCGAATTATCTGAGCGCCGGTGCATTGAAGCTCAACCCGAGTACGCTGAACGAGCAGGACCTGCTCATCCCTTCCGACGAGTGGTTTACGCCGGATGGGAATCTGCTGCTGGTTGAGATTCCGCCGGATTATCTGCTCATGAAACAGAAAGACATCGAATTGGCACGCGCCTGGCGACTGCATACGCGCGAGATCTTCGAGCGTGTTTTCTCAGACGGGTACATCGTCACCGATTTTGTGTATTTGAAAGGCGAGCAAGTGCCGCGATCGTACTACGTCCTTTCTCACGGTGAAAGCCGCCTGGGTTGA
- a CDS encoding HAD-IC family P-type ATPase — protein sequence WVARDGEVIGFVTLRDEPMPTSIEAVRRLNKKGIRTAILSGDQARTVKAIAEKLGIEVYIGNLDSIEKVEYIRQWQKIGWKMAMIGDGINDAPALAQADLSITVAAGTGVAGETSDIILTRPDLNLIPWLIRISTRTRRIIQENLGWAFAYNLLAVPLAAFGVVSPVIAATAMVTSSLFVVVNSLRLRNEAVNAHAES from the coding sequence TCTGGGTGGCCAGGGACGGCGAGGTCATCGGATTCGTAACACTTCGGGATGAACCAATGCCGACCTCGATAGAAGCGGTGAGACGACTGAATAAGAAAGGAATTCGCACGGCGATACTCTCCGGAGATCAAGCACGAACCGTTAAGGCCATCGCCGAAAAATTGGGGATTGAGGTATACATCGGAAATCTAGATTCTATCGAGAAAGTCGAATACATACGCCAATGGCAGAAAATCGGATGGAAAATGGCAATGATCGGCGACGGCATAAATGACGCTCCTGCGCTGGCACAGGCCGACTTGAGCATTACCGTCGCCGCCGGAACGGGCGTGGCTGGAGAGACTTCGGACATTATCCTCACACGACCGGATTTGAATCTCATACCATGGCTGATCCGCATTTCGACGCGCACACGACGCATCATTCAGGAAAACCTGGGATGGGCATTTGCCTACAATCTACTGGCGGTGCCGCTGGCGGCGTTCGGGGTGGTCAGTCCCGTCATCGCCGCGACAGCCATGGTGACCAGCAGCTTGTTTGTCGTGGTGAATTCCCTGCGATTGCGAAATGAGGCCGTTAACGCACACGCCGAGTCTTGA
- a CDS encoding VanZ family protein: MSTQKAGMGLRWIPAVIMMGLIFMFSSMPNGVLPYFGHWDLLIKKGGHALGFGMLGLAYAYALPARLPRKQRWLLSLLMVVLFALSDEFHQSFVNGRHSRLTDVLIDTSGAVIMLTFGLGYSSNSSSKSTS, from the coding sequence ATGTCTACACAGAAGGCTGGAATGGGTTTGCGTTGGATCCCGGCGGTCATCATGATGGGATTGATCTTCATGTTTTCCTCGATGCCCAATGGTGTCCTGCCGTATTTCGGGCACTGGGATTTGCTGATCAAGAAAGGCGGGCATGCGCTGGGGTTTGGCATGCTTGGATTGGCTTATGCGTACGCACTGCCGGCGCGGCTCCCGCGCAAGCAGCGCTGGCTGTTGAGTCTGCTGATGGTCGTGCTGTTTGCCTTGAGCGATGAGTTCCATCAATCCTTTGTGAACGGCAGACACTCGCGGTTGACGGACGTGTTGATCGATACTTCGGGGGCCGTGATTATGCTGACTTTCGGATTGGGCTATTCTTCGAATTCGAGTTCGAAATCTACCTCTTGA
- a CDS encoding NAD(P)H-binding protein, translating into MILVTGGPNFIGRSVIRQLTAYGYTVRSLLRPSQKSPSLPPGVSVDVTLAALTDRRGVRAAMVDIDTVIHLSDHVGPTHTSRHLDTEVEGTRNLAEACADAGVERMIYLSYLGADRSAAYPAMRAKAIAEEHLRASGVPYTILRTAILFGRDDFFTVPMAEMLSVAPLFFPMPGDGSVLLQPLWIEDLATCITWILDERETIGATFEIGGPEFLSFRQILELIMRAASSPRIVFSTRPPYLRIAARFFEWLLPKSPVTPLWVDYLAVNRTADLNTLPSVFGLQPSRMEGNLDYLHERNWGWELLAQQFSRGRGQ; encoded by the coding sequence ATGATTCTCGTTACGGGTGGTCCCAATTTCATTGGCCGCAGCGTCATCCGTCAACTGACGGCGTATGGCTACACGGTACGTAGTCTGCTGCGCCCATCGCAGAAATCTCCCAGCTTGCCGCCGGGCGTTTCGGTGGACGTAACGCTGGCCGCTCTCACCGACCGGCGCGGTGTGCGCGCCGCGATGGTCGACATCGATACCGTCATCCACTTGAGCGATCACGTCGGTCCGACACACACTTCCCGTCACCTCGACACAGAAGTGGAGGGAACGCGGAACCTGGCGGAGGCCTGTGCGGATGCGGGCGTCGAGCGGATGATTTACCTCAGCTACCTCGGCGCTGACCGTTCAGCGGCGTACCCGGCAATGCGGGCGAAAGCGATTGCCGAGGAGCACCTGCGCGCGAGCGGCGTTCCATACACGATTCTGCGAACGGCGATCTTGTTCGGCCGGGATGACTTTTTCACCGTACCGATGGCGGAAATGTTGTCCGTTGCGCCTCTCTTTTTCCCCATGCCGGGCGATGGATCGGTTCTGCTCCAGCCGCTCTGGATCGAGGACCTGGCCACGTGCATCACCTGGATTTTGGACGAACGCGAAACGATCGGCGCGACGTTCGAAATCGGCGGTCCCGAGTTTCTCTCTTTCCGGCAGATACTGGAGTTGATCATGCGAGCAGCGAGCAGCCCGCGGATAGTTTTTTCGACGCGCCCGCCATACCTGCGCATCGCCGCGCGCTTCTTCGAATGGCTGCTGCCGAAATCGCCGGTGACTCCGCTGTGGGTGGATTACCTGGCCGTCAACCGCACGGCGGATCTCAATACGCTTCCCAGCGTTTTCGGATTGCAGCCTTCCCGTATGGAAGGCAATCTCGATTACCTGCACGAACGCAATTGGGGATGGGAACTGCTCGCGCAACAATTTTCGAGAGGTCGTGGTCAATGA
- a CDS encoding zinc ribbon domain-containing protein: MNCPVCDAPDVKIIEDHFECSYCGSTLPHNMSICPSCQSPNPLEAEACEVCGEPLTLFSQVIIRHANADSGPYRLRQAREQAARIKESEERASQQRLHDLEETDRRRIQAALEAERARRKEQSQLMKISAAIVILFLLLILFLALRSALGL; this comes from the coding sequence ATGAACTGTCCGGTATGCGACGCGCCCGACGTGAAAATCATTGAAGATCATTTCGAGTGCTCCTACTGCGGCAGTACGCTGCCCCACAATATGTCGATTTGCCCCTCCTGTCAGAGCCCGAATCCGCTCGAGGCGGAAGCCTGCGAAGTGTGTGGCGAGCCGTTGACACTGTTCAGCCAGGTGATCATCCGGCATGCGAACGCAGATTCTGGTCCCTACCGCCTGCGCCAGGCTCGCGAACAAGCTGCGCGTATCAAAGAGAGTGAAGAACGCGCCTCTCAGCAACGCCTCCACGATCTCGAAGAGACCGACCGCAGACGCATCCAGGCTGCGCTCGAAGCGGAAAGGGCACGCAGAAAAGAACAATCCCAGTTGATGAAGATCTCCGCAGCGATCGTGATCCTGTTTTTACTCCTGATCCTCTTTCTAGCGCTTCGATCCGCCCTCGGCCTATGA